The Halococcus hamelinensis 100A6 nucleotide sequence CCACGAGGGTCTCATCGAGCTCAAAGAGGATCTGCTGGAGCAAATCGAGGCCTGGGAAAGGAGCTTCCACGTGACGTCACCCGAAGGTCTTCGCGAACGGGCAGCACAAGCTGACCAAGTCGACCAGACCAAGGAGATCCGGACTGCTGCAAGCGACTGGGAACTCGTTGTCCATCGTCTATCGATCGTCGAGGATGCGATCAAGAATTATGCCACGTACAGTCGAGACACGAGGGCCCTAGCGTAGGCGATGGATGGGGTTGATTCATATGATTCGGCAGCAGCCTCTCATCGCGCCCTCCGAGGTATCAGACGCGAGCTTGAACGTCACCCGATGATTTTGACGGCGCAAGGATTTCCCTCTGACACTCATACTCGCGTCGTCGCAGAGTTGAATCCCCACCAACTCACCGAGAGTATTTCAGAAGCGACGCTCACGGTGCGATGGTTCGCTGGCGAAACGTCCGAGGCACCTCCCGAGTTCTCGTTCCACTATGCTGACGAAACAGGACAGGATTTCGGATGGCATCATGAACCGAACCCTCATGTCGAAGAGTGGGGACATTACCAAGAGCGCGAGATGGCGGGCTCTGAGTACTCCTACGAGTCACGGACGTTCTCATCGATGAACCCGAGTCGTGTCGTCTGGGAGGTGCTGGCGCTTCTCGATTCCAAGACGTGAATTCCACTGCATGGTGGACATTCCTACGGATTCTACGACCAATCCATTATGACTGAACAGCACCGAATCATATTGACTGAGGGCGACACCGGGTACTGGACTGCACGAGAGGAGCCAAGTGGTTTCACCACGTATGGTACGACTCTTGAAGCGGCGCTTAGTGCATTGGATCATGACAATGAACCAGAAGTTTATCCTGATGCTTCCTCGGTCGCGGTTGGCGGGAGATCGACACGGAGCGTGTAGACGCCACCGGGCTCGAAGGTCCTGATGTTGGCGTCGATGAACGTCTGGTTGGCCTCGCTCGTCGGGGACCACACCGGACCGGGCTTCTCGTAGCTCGCGAGAGTGAGCGTCACCGGGTCTGCACCCTCGGCGATCCGGAAGCTCACACGCGCAGTCCCGTTGCTCATTACGACTATATCGGAGCTCTCGACCGCGCTCGCGAGCGTATCGTTCGTGGTAAATTCACCATCCGAAGACCGTTTGAGGGTGTTCTCGGTGCTCCCGTGGGCGTAGCGGATCAGTTTGTCCGGGGTGTAGTAATTCGACGGCGGGTGACGAAGGTTCTCGATCGCTTCACCCTGCACGAAGTCGATCTGATAGTGGGTTGCGTTTGCTTCCGAGCTCTCCGATTCGGTAGCGGTAGAAGTCTCGGAGGTGGCCGTCTGGGCCGACGTGTTCAACTGTAGCGAGCGGAGCATCCGATTGCCGAGCGTAGTAGGATTCTCGTCCCCATCAGTCGCGACCTGGACGGTTGCGACGTGCTGCTCGACGTTCGTCACCTGGATACTACTCGCCTGCACCCGTTTGGCGTCGACCGTCCGCACGAGCGCGTTCTCTAATTCACCCTTCTGATAGGCTCCGTTGTACGAAATCTCGTACGTGAGCAATCCCTCGGTCTGATTGATCAGGTCGATGCTGCTCACGCTCATGGGGCCGGCGTCCCCACCGGCTCCTGTTCCAATACTCTGACTTGTGTCTCCCTGGGGATTAATCTGAAACCCAATGAGAGCCGCCGAAACGATGAGTACGGCCACTACGGCCCAAACTGCAACTCTCTTACGCATTAACAGATAGCCCTCTTACATTCGGCTTAAGCTTAATCAACACACGTCAGCGGAATATCAGTTATTCGCGAAGATACTCGAGAATCACATCGCCATGACACGGCTTCGGTTTGCACCAACAGGCGAGCGTCCGTCCGCGTAGGTCCTCGACGGCCTCGCGGAACGCTTCGTCCTGGTCGACCCGAGCGAGAAAGTCCTCGCGGTAGTTGGCGATCGACTCCTCGCGAGAATAGTCCGATACCGGATAGGGATTCCCGAGCCACCCCGGCTCGCCGATCTCGGTGTTCATCATGTGGCTCGTCCCGCCGTCTGCTCGCCCAATATCGACGTCGTAAGCGTCCGTGTTCCGCTGGTTCACGAGTCGGGTCTGAATCTCGCCGGTGAGCGTGGTCTGTTTCTCGGTCATATGTTATCTGTATTGTTAGTAGCGACTCAGATATTCGTGGGTCAGATTCTTGTCGGATGGAATACAAACGTCTCGTATGTCGACCGCGACAGAACGATTCCCGATTGATCGGTTCTACATCTGGATGGGCTTAATGGCCATTATTGGGCTCTCGATCATAGTAAGTAGCGTGGCGAGCATCCTCGCAGGTTCGGGAGGTTTCTGGAACTGGATGATGATCGTCGGCGGCGGAGCATTGCTGGTTATGGCGGGCTGGGAAGCCCGACAGCGCAACCCGACGGAGTTCTCAAAAAGTGATTACTGGTTTGTCTTCCTCGCGCTCGCCGCCCTGCTCTCGGTCGTCGGCTCCGCCCTAACGCTTCTCTCGTTCCTGTAGAACTCACGTTCGCACGCATCTTCTCGCCCTCAACTACGAAGGTATACTGCTGAAAGGCGCACTAACGTCCCAACAGTTCTCTCTAACAGTTGTTCAACGCTCGATCTTCCTGACGACTGTTGCTACAAACAGGGCTACGAAGAACGCGCCAAGAAAACTCTCTATTGCCGTCACCACCTGCACAAAGATATCCAACTCGCGCGTTGCTATTCCTGGGATGAACGACGTGAAGGACTGAACGCTCAAGAGCACGTTGTCCAAATCAAGATACAAGCTAGCGCCAGTGAGCGGTACCTCACCCCTAACCCAGAATTCAGAGGTTCTTCCTATGATCCAATTAAGTAGCAAAAAGAAGATACCGATCGTTGCGACAGACCAGCCGAACACCCGTAGAGAGCTCTCTCCATAAACAACCACGGTGACTGTAGTCTCGATTTTCTGAATCGACTTATCAGTAATTAGGAGGTTTGTAGAAATCATCACGGGTTGCTGACAACTCGATGAACGAGAGCGGCCTCTGCTTTGCGGAGGTGTTCGGCCGCTGTCCCAGGAGCACAGTTGAGACGGTCGGCGACGTCAGCGACCCCAGATTCACGGGGTGATTCGTAATACCCAATCTCGATCGCGACAGTTACCGCTTCAGATTGGCGGTCGCTGAGAGCATTTGCGGCATCCATTCGGCTGGCATCGTACTGACCGACACGCTGGACGTCGACATCAACGCTAGCTGGAGCTTCGTCGAGTGCCTGCTGGAGGGAAGAGGCTGTCCCGACGACAGTGAGTCCTATCCTGCGGTCGCTACGAAATTCGATCGGAGGCATCACGACGAGGCTTCCATGGGTGAATGCGTTGGTCAGACGTTGTGCTCCCGCGTCGAGGCGTTCGCGCACGTAGAGATAGAACGCATTCTCCTCAGCCGGTACTATCTCGTGGTCTAAAATCGTGCTCACGTCTTCGAGAGCGGACTCATACGGACCGGGTGGCCCCTCAGCGTAGAATATCATCGTGTTCGTCTCACCGACAGCAGGATTCCATTGCAGAAGTCGATATGAGCTGTATTCGTCGTGTTCGGCGACGAACTCGTGCATCGGATGGATGATCTCCTCACTCTGGTCGAGACACAACTGGAGATACTTCACACCAAGCCATCAGTCTCCTCATTTAAACAACCCTCACCAGAGAGGCAGAACGCGCTCGCCGGCAGCCTTCCAATGCCCAGCTATCGTTCGGCTATCAGAATCAACGATTCCACAATGAGCTCACAGACATCCAGTGAAACCCAAAACGGAGCTGTCGAAGAGTCGCTCGCTGCTCTCCTCTCATCCCATACAATCGCCCGCGATGACCATCGCAATGCGCCGGGATTCGTCGTCCGACCTGATGAAATCGAGGACGCGCTGCGCGTCTTGCGGGATGAGGCGGGCTTCGACCACTGCTCGAACGTCACAGCACAGGAATACGAAGACCGCTTCGAGAGCATCTATCACCTGAAAAAGTACAGCGACCCTACTGACGAAGTGAGCATTATCGTCCCGACCTCACGGGACGACCCGGTGAGCGAGAGTGCGGCATCGGTCTATCGGACGGCCGAGTGGCACGAACGCGAAGCCTACGACTTGGTGGGTATTCACTACGAGAACCATCCCGACCTTCGCCGTATTCTCCTCCCCGAGACGTGGCAGGGCCACCCGCTAGGACTCGATTACGACCAGGACGAGCCACAGGTGGTCACACTCGAATCCCACGCCAATCCATTAGAGGACGACCATCGCGAGGACGGCGCGGATACGATGTATCTGAACATCGGGCCGCATCATCCCGCAACCCACGGTGTGCTCCATATCGAGACCATCCTAAGCGGTGAGCAGGTAGTCGGTCTGGACCCCGACCCGGGCTATCTTCACCGCTGTGAGGAGCAGATGTGCCAAAATAGCACGTACCGCCACCAGATCATGCCATACCCTGACCGCTGGGACTACCTCGGCGGGCAGATACTCAACGAGTGGGCATACGCTCGCACTGCCGAGGACCTCGCCGGTCTCGAGGTCTCCGACTACGCACAGCTCATTCGGACGATGAGCGGTGAACTCTCGCGGATTCTCTCCCATCTGCTCGCGATCGGCACTTTTGCGCTCGACGTCTACGGCGAGTTCACTGCCACGTTCATGTACGCCCTGCGGGATAGGGAAGTCGTCCAGAGTATCTTCGAGGATCTGACGGGCCAGCGCCTGATGTTCAACTATCTCCGGTTGGGAGGGGTCGCATGGGACCTCCCTGAACCGCGCGCAGAGTTCTTCGAAAAGGTTCGAGAATTCCTCGATGACCTGCCGCATAAACTCGATGAGTATCACGACCTGCTCACCACGAACGAACTGTTTCAACTCCGGTGCGTCGATACGGGTGTTTTGGAAGTCGACGAGGCAAAGGAGTACGGCTGTACCGGGCCGGTAGCGCGCGCTTCGGGCGTGGATTACGACCTTCGGCGAGACGACCCCTACGGGTACTATCCCGAACTCGACTGGGAGGTGGTGACTGCTGCAGAGGGTGACAACTACGCGCGCGTGCTGTGCCGATTACAGGAGATCGAGCAATCAGCGCGTATCATCGACCAGTGTGTCGACCTACTCGAAGACTGGCCCGAGAACAACCGCGAAATCCAATCAAGTGTTCCACGAACGTTGCGACCGAACGAGGACGCCGAGATCTATCGTGCAGTGGAGGCCGCGAAAGGCGAACTCGGGATCTACATCCGAAGCGACGGGACCGACAAGCCAGCCCGGTTTCACATTCGGAGTCCGTGCTTTTCGAACCTTCATGCACTGGAGGAGATGGCTACAGGTGGGTACGTCCCGGACCTAATTGCGTCGTTAGCGAGCCTCGATATTGTTCTCGGTGAAGTCGATCGGTAGGAGAAGATTGAAGAGGGGTAGCTGTCACTCAATTTCAGGAATAAAGATATTCTCGATAGTACAGTCGAAGTGGCAAGCAAGTTCGAACGCGAGCTCCAACGATGGATTGTATCGCCCTCGTTCGATTGCGTTGATGGTCTGCCGACTCACTCCGACAGCCCCCGCCAGCTCGCCTTGGCTGAGGTTCATTGCGTCACGCCGCTGCGGAAGGTCACTGCTGCAAGACCCGATAAGAACGCACCCG carries:
- a CDS encoding DUF4326 domain-containing protein: MTEKQTTLTGEIQTRLVNQRNTDAYDVDIGRADGGTSHMMNTEIGEPGWLGNPYPVSDYSREESIANYREDFLARVDQDEAFREAVEDLRGRTLACWCKPKPCHGDVILEYLRE
- a CDS encoding helix-turn-helix domain-containing protein → MKYLQLCLDQSEEIIHPMHEFVAEHDEYSSYRLLQWNPAVGETNTMIFYAEGPPGPYESALEDVSTILDHEIVPAEENAFYLYVRERLDAGAQRLTNAFTHGSLVVMPPIEFRSDRRIGLTVVGTASSLQQALDEAPASVDVDVQRVGQYDASRMDAANALSDRQSEAVTVAIEIGYYESPRESGVADVADRLNCAPGTAAEHLRKAEAALVHRVVSNP
- a CDS encoding NADH-quinone oxidoreductase subunit D; amino-acid sequence: MSSQTSSETQNGAVEESLAALLSSHTIARDDHRNAPGFVVRPDEIEDALRVLRDEAGFDHCSNVTAQEYEDRFESIYHLKKYSDPTDEVSIIVPTSRDDPVSESAASVYRTAEWHEREAYDLVGIHYENHPDLRRILLPETWQGHPLGLDYDQDEPQVVTLESHANPLEDDHREDGADTMYLNIGPHHPATHGVLHIETILSGEQVVGLDPDPGYLHRCEEQMCQNSTYRHQIMPYPDRWDYLGGQILNEWAYARTAEDLAGLEVSDYAQLIRTMSGELSRILSHLLAIGTFALDVYGEFTATFMYALRDREVVQSIFEDLTGQRLMFNYLRLGGVAWDLPEPRAEFFEKVREFLDDLPHKLDEYHDLLTTNELFQLRCVDTGVLEVDEAKEYGCTGPVARASGVDYDLRRDDPYGYYPELDWEVVTAAEGDNYARVLCRLQEIEQSARIIDQCVDLLEDWPENNREIQSSVPRTLRPNEDAEIYRAVEAAKGELGIYIRSDGTDKPARFHIRSPCFSNLHALEEMATGGYVPDLIASLASLDIVLGEVDR
- a CDS encoding helix-turn-helix transcriptional regulator: MNLSQGELAGAVGVSRQTINAIERGRYNPSLELAFELACHFDCTIENIFIPEIE